A single region of the Streptomyces sp. ITFR-16 genome encodes:
- the eccCa gene encoding type VII secretion protein EccCa, translated as MSQIVVKRPPRALPPELPVDEVVLDPPPALPRGQREGVLMQVLPVLGMASSVVFFFSPQAPPFMRVMGVLMLVSTGAMVIAQLVRHRRGAQGRTADVRRDYLMYLARTRRAVRRTARAQRDAQWYLHPDPGQLWSVVAEGRRIWERRPGDPDFGLVRVGLGVRRLSTPLTCPGAPTPPDGPGTGPAQDAEPVCADAVRRFVAVHGSPAGMPVAFPLRGSYRVTLCGDPETVRSLARAVVAQLVTLHSPDDLVVAVVVAPGAVADWDWTKWLPHTQVPGQSDGAGTRRLCVDDPDALEGLLTGRLEGRPRFAPDGAPLLDRPHVVVVLDGRAVAPGSALAAVEGVQGVTLVELVDGEPGGHRGGLSVVARPGLLRLESAAGTAYEGMPDGLSLPAAEALARRLAPLRAGGGDGDEPLLAELDFTELLDLGDAGAVDAARTWRPRSAAERLRVPIGVGEDGLPVMLDLKEAAQEGMGPHGLCVGATGSGKSELLRTLVLGLAVTHPSQTLNFVLADFKGGATFAGMARLPHVAAVITNLADDLALVDRMGDAIRGELRRRQELLRAAGNYAGVHDYERARAAGAALEPLASLVLVIDEFSELLTARPDFIDMFLQIGRIGRSLGVHLLLASQRLEEGRLRGLDTYLSYRIGLRTFSAAESRAALGVPDAYELPSVPGSGLLKAGTREMTRFKAAYVSGAYRAGGPGRPPGRLPAGRRAALFTALPVAAPEAEPEAAVPAAGDDALAESVLDVLVRRLEGQGVPAHRVWLPPLDRAPALDQLLPGLAVTGDRGFTSTEYAGPGGLTVPLGLVDKPFEQRREVLYQDFSGAAGHLLVIGGPQSGKSTLLRTLIASFALTHTPAEVQFYGLDFGGGGLAALAGLPHVGQVAARLDPERVRRTVAEVAGVLARREELFRARGIDSMATYRRARALGDLPGEPWGDVFLVVDGWGAFRTEYEGLEPVVTDIAARGLGYGVHVVLSAARSMEVRAALKDQVAGRLELRLGDVMDSEFDRAVAARVPAGMPGRGQVAERLHFMGALPRVDAADGADGLADGTAALVERVRAGWTGPPAPAVRLLPALLPADRLPKGSEFPGRGIAIGIAETDLEPVFVDFDTDPFLLVFGESESGKTALLRLIAHRIAELYSPDEAKLVVGDYRRGLLGALPESHLLEYAPTPDALRTHMEALAGVFARRQPPADVTPRQLRDRSWWSGPRIFVVVDDYDLVATAAGSPLAPLAEYLPFARDTGVRFVVARNSAGASRSMYETFVQRVKELGAQGVVLSGDPAEGDLVGPVRGRPMPPGRGYFAGRRGRHPLVQTGWLPERP; from the coding sequence GTGAGCCAGATCGTCGTCAAGCGTCCGCCGCGCGCCCTGCCGCCGGAACTCCCCGTGGACGAGGTGGTGCTGGACCCGCCCCCGGCGTTACCGCGCGGGCAGCGGGAGGGCGTGCTGATGCAGGTTCTGCCGGTACTGGGGATGGCGTCGTCGGTGGTGTTCTTCTTCTCGCCGCAGGCACCGCCGTTCATGCGGGTCATGGGCGTGCTGATGCTGGTGTCGACCGGGGCGATGGTGATCGCGCAGCTGGTCCGCCACCGCCGGGGCGCGCAGGGGCGGACGGCGGACGTGCGACGCGACTACCTGATGTATCTGGCCCGGACGCGGCGGGCGGTGCGGCGGACGGCGCGGGCCCAGCGCGATGCGCAGTGGTATCTGCATCCGGATCCCGGGCAGCTGTGGTCGGTGGTCGCCGAGGGCCGTCGGATCTGGGAACGCCGTCCCGGCGACCCGGACTTCGGCCTGGTACGGGTCGGGCTCGGGGTGCGGCGGCTCTCGACGCCTCTGACATGTCCCGGTGCCCCGACTCCCCCGGATGGCCCCGGGACCGGGCCGGCGCAGGATGCTGAGCCGGTGTGCGCGGACGCGGTGCGGCGGTTCGTGGCGGTGCACGGGTCGCCGGCCGGGATGCCGGTGGCCTTCCCGCTGCGGGGGTCGTACCGGGTGACGCTCTGCGGCGACCCGGAGACGGTGCGCTCGCTGGCGCGGGCGGTGGTGGCCCAGCTGGTGACGCTGCACTCGCCCGATGACCTGGTGGTCGCGGTCGTGGTGGCGCCCGGAGCGGTGGCGGACTGGGACTGGACGAAGTGGCTGCCGCACACCCAGGTGCCCGGGCAGTCCGACGGGGCCGGGACGCGCAGGCTGTGCGTCGACGACCCGGACGCGCTGGAGGGGCTGCTGACGGGCCGGCTGGAGGGGCGGCCCCGGTTCGCGCCGGACGGTGCGCCGCTGCTGGACCGGCCGCATGTGGTGGTGGTCCTGGACGGCCGGGCGGTGGCACCGGGTTCCGCACTGGCGGCGGTCGAGGGGGTGCAGGGCGTGACGCTCGTCGAGCTGGTGGACGGCGAGCCCGGCGGGCACCGCGGCGGTCTGTCCGTGGTGGCGCGGCCCGGCCTGCTGCGGCTGGAGTCCGCCGCGGGCACCGCGTACGAGGGGATGCCGGACGGCCTCTCGCTGCCCGCCGCCGAGGCGCTGGCCCGGCGGCTCGCGCCGCTGCGGGCCGGCGGGGGTGACGGGGACGAACCGCTGCTGGCCGAGCTGGACTTCACCGAACTGCTGGATCTGGGGGACGCGGGCGCGGTCGACGCGGCGCGCACCTGGCGGCCCCGCTCGGCCGCCGAGCGGCTGCGGGTGCCCATCGGCGTCGGGGAGGACGGGCTGCCGGTGATGCTGGACCTCAAGGAGGCGGCGCAGGAGGGCATGGGGCCGCACGGGCTGTGTGTGGGCGCGACGGGCTCCGGGAAGTCGGAGCTGCTGCGGACGCTGGTGCTGGGGCTCGCGGTCACGCACCCCTCTCAGACGCTGAACTTCGTCCTCGCGGACTTCAAGGGCGGGGCGACCTTCGCCGGGATGGCGCGGCTGCCGCATGTGGCCGCGGTCATCACCAATCTGGCCGACGACCTGGCGCTGGTGGACCGGATGGGCGACGCGATCCGAGGTGAGCTGCGCCGCCGCCAGGAACTGCTGCGCGCGGCGGGGAACTACGCGGGCGTCCACGACTACGAGCGGGCCCGGGCGGCGGGCGCCGCGCTCGAACCGCTCGCCTCGCTGGTGCTGGTCATCGACGAGTTCTCCGAACTCCTCACCGCCCGGCCCGACTTCATCGACATGTTCCTCCAGATCGGGCGCATCGGCCGCTCGCTGGGCGTGCATCTGCTGCTGGCCTCGCAGCGGCTGGAGGAGGGCAGGCTGCGCGGCCTCGACACGTATCTCTCGTACCGGATCGGGCTGCGCACGTTCTCGGCCGCCGAGTCGCGCGCCGCGCTGGGCGTGCCGGACGCGTACGAGCTGCCGTCGGTGCCCGGCTCGGGCCTCCTCAAGGCGGGTACGCGGGAGATGACCCGGTTCAAGGCGGCGTACGTGTCGGGGGCGTACCGGGCGGGCGGACCCGGCCGGCCCCCGGGGCGGCTGCCGGCCGGGCGGCGGGCGGCGCTGTTCACCGCGCTGCCGGTGGCCGCCCCGGAGGCGGAGCCGGAAGCGGCCGTGCCCGCCGCCGGGGACGACGCGCTCGCCGAATCCGTGCTCGATGTCCTCGTGCGGCGGCTGGAGGGGCAGGGGGTCCCCGCCCATCGGGTGTGGCTGCCGCCGCTGGACCGGGCGCCCGCCCTGGACCAGCTGCTGCCGGGGCTCGCGGTGACCGGGGACCGGGGGTTCACCAGTACGGAGTACGCGGGGCCCGGTGGGCTGACGGTCCCGCTCGGTCTGGTGGACAAGCCGTTCGAGCAGCGGCGCGAGGTGCTGTACCAGGACTTCTCCGGGGCAGCCGGGCACCTGCTGGTGATCGGCGGCCCGCAGTCGGGCAAGTCGACCCTGCTGCGCACCCTGATCGCGTCGTTCGCGCTCACCCACACACCCGCCGAAGTGCAGTTCTACGGGCTCGACTTCGGGGGCGGCGGACTCGCGGCGCTGGCGGGGCTGCCGCATGTGGGGCAGGTCGCCGCCCGGCTGGACCCCGAGCGGGTGCGGCGCACGGTCGCGGAGGTGGCGGGGGTGCTGGCGCGGCGCGAGGAGCTCTTCCGTGCGCGCGGGATCGACTCCATGGCCACCTACCGGCGCGCCCGCGCCCTCGGTGACCTGCCCGGCGAGCCGTGGGGCGATGTCTTCCTGGTCGTCGACGGCTGGGGCGCCTTCCGTACGGAGTACGAGGGGCTGGAGCCGGTCGTCACGGACATCGCCGCGCGCGGGCTCGGCTACGGCGTCCATGTGGTCCTGTCCGCCGCCCGCTCCATGGAGGTGCGGGCGGCGCTGAAGGACCAGGTGGCCGGGCGGCTGGAGCTGCGGCTCGGTGACGTCATGGACTCCGAGTTCGACCGCGCGGTCGCCGCCCGGGTGCCCGCCGGGATGCCGGGGCGCGGGCAGGTCGCGGAGCGGCTGCACTTCATGGGCGCGCTGCCGCGCGTCGACGCGGCGGACGGCGCGGACGGACTCGCCGACGGGACGGCCGCACTGGTGGAGCGGGTACGGGCGGGCTGGACGGGGCCGCCGGCCCCCGCCGTACGGCTGCTGCCCGCGCTGCTGCCCGCCGACCGGCTGCCGAAGGGGTCCGAGTTCCCCGGGCGGGGCATCGCGATCGGCATCGCGGAGACGGATCTGGAGCCGGTGTTCGTCGACTTCGACACCGATCCGTTCCTGCTGGTCTTCGGGGAGAGCGAGTCGGGCAAGACCGCGCTGCTGCGCCTGATCGCGCATCGGATCGCGGAGCTGTACTCCCCCGACGAGGCGAAGCTCGTCGTCGGGGACTACCGGCGGGGGCTGCTGGGTGCGCTGCCGGAGAGCCATCTGCTGGAGTACGCGCCGACCCCGGACGCGCTGCGGACGCATATGGAGGCGCTGGCCGGGGTGTTCGCCCGCCGTCAGCCGCCGGCGGACGTCACGCCCCGGCAGTTGCGCGACCGGAGCTGGTGGAGCGGTCCGCGCATCTTCGTGGTCGTCGACGACTACGACCTGGTCGCGACGGCGGCGGGCAGTCCGCTGGCCCCGCTCGCGGAGTACCTGCCCTTCGCGCGGGACACCGGGGTGCGTTTCGTCGTCGCGCGCAACTCGGCGGGGGCCTCGCGGTCGATGTACGAGACGTTCGTGCAACGCGTCAAGGAGCTGGGTGCGCAGGGGGTCGTCCTGTCCGGCGACCCGGCCGAGGGCGACCTCGTCGGGCCGGTGCGCGGGCGGCCGATGCCACCGGGCCGGGGGTACTTCGCCGGCCGGCGCGGGCGCCACCCGCTCGTGCAGACGGGCTGGCTGCCGGAGCGCCCCTGA
- a CDS encoding DUF397 domain-containing protein — translation MGTQAEKDELYALDISGVEWLSAPGTEEAEERVEIAHLPGGAVAMRSSLDPDTVLRYTEAEWRAFVLGARDGEFDLT, via the coding sequence ATGGGCACGCAGGCGGAGAAGGACGAGCTGTACGCACTCGACATCTCGGGGGTGGAATGGCTGAGTGCGCCGGGCACCGAGGAGGCCGAGGAGCGCGTCGAGATCGCGCATCTGCCGGGCGGTGCCGTGGCGATGCGGTCCTCGCTGGACCCGGACACCGTGCTGCGGTACACGGAGGCCGAGTGGCGTGCGTTCGTCCTGGGCGCCAGGGACGGCGAGTTCGACCTCACGTGA
- a CDS encoding WXG100 family type VII secretion target, translating into MGHDPHTKVRYESVQEVANRIRAVSQNICRDLEEMDTALKVVTDTWDGEAYSEYVTLQSRYRTKADHMKGRLAHVAHIIETGKDHYRATDLRASRLFTEAY; encoded by the coding sequence ATGGGCCACGATCCGCACACCAAGGTCAGGTACGAGAGCGTCCAGGAGGTCGCGAACCGCATCCGCGCGGTCTCGCAGAACATCTGCCGCGACCTCGAAGAGATGGACACCGCGCTCAAGGTCGTCACCGACACCTGGGACGGCGAGGCCTACAGCGAGTACGTGACGCTCCAGAGCCGGTACCGGACCAAGGCGGACCACATGAAGGGCCGCCTCGCACACGTCGCGCACATCATCGAGACCGGCAAGGACCACTACCGCGCCACGGACCTCAGGGCCTCGCGCCTGTTCACCGAGGCGTACTGA
- the mycP gene encoding type VII secretion-associated serine protease mycosin, which produces MRTTTYRNTGPLPAAVAALALLAGPQAAYAATGPGGGACAFPVGNRFEGRPWPLQRVLLDELWQDTEGKGVRVAVVDTGVDATHPQLAGAVDASAGADTIGGGDGTRDDAGHGTEVAGIIAARPASGTGFVGLAPAATVIPIRQNDAHGSGTNATMAAAIRHAVARGAQVINISQETAGPLAETSVLGRAVAEAVARDIVVVASAGNGGTDGRRGRTYPAAFDGVLAVAASDRNNERAPFSRPGAFVDVAAPGVDIVSTVPGHGQCTDSGTSFAAPYVSGVAALMRAKYPHWTAAQIAARIEQTAERSVNGRDDFVGWGVVDPVRALSGDDVPQDAPHPGPSPARAPAPDPAPLSTTETPQQRDRRHATAAMALTALLTGAVAGVAAVARDLRRRRTTGGGRPRPDRRAQPDRARRPVGSGRRTG; this is translated from the coding sequence GTGCGCACGACGACGTACCGGAACACCGGACCGCTGCCGGCCGCCGTCGCGGCGCTGGCCCTGCTCGCCGGGCCGCAGGCCGCGTACGCCGCGACGGGACCCGGGGGCGGCGCCTGCGCGTTTCCCGTGGGAAACCGGTTCGAGGGCCGTCCCTGGCCCCTGCAACGCGTGCTGCTCGACGAGCTGTGGCAGGACACCGAGGGCAAGGGTGTCCGCGTCGCCGTCGTCGACACCGGCGTGGACGCCACCCATCCGCAGCTCGCCGGGGCCGTCGACGCCTCCGCCGGCGCCGACACCATCGGCGGCGGCGACGGCACGCGGGACGATGCCGGCCACGGCACGGAGGTCGCCGGGATCATCGCCGCGCGCCCCGCTTCCGGCACCGGGTTCGTGGGTCTCGCCCCGGCGGCGACCGTCATCCCGATCCGCCAGAACGACGCGCACGGCAGCGGGACGAACGCCACGATGGCCGCCGCGATCCGCCACGCCGTCGCGCGGGGCGCCCAGGTCATCAACATCTCCCAGGAGACCGCAGGACCGCTCGCCGAGACGTCCGTCCTGGGCCGGGCGGTGGCCGAGGCCGTCGCCCGGGACATCGTCGTCGTCGCCTCGGCCGGCAACGGCGGCACGGACGGCAGACGCGGACGCACCTACCCCGCCGCCTTCGACGGGGTCCTCGCCGTCGCCGCCTCCGACCGCAACAACGAGCGCGCCCCGTTCTCCCGGCCGGGTGCGTTCGTCGACGTCGCGGCACCGGGCGTCGACATCGTCTCCACCGTCCCCGGCCACGGCCAGTGCACCGACAGCGGCACCAGTTTCGCCGCGCCGTACGTGAGCGGGGTCGCCGCGCTGATGCGCGCCAAGTACCCGCACTGGACGGCGGCCCAGATCGCCGCCCGCATCGAACAGACCGCGGAACGCTCCGTCAACGGCCGTGACGACTTCGTCGGATGGGGTGTAGTCGACCCGGTCCGCGCACTGTCCGGGGACGACGTTCCGCAGGACGCACCGCACCCCGGCCCCTCGCCCGCCCGCGCCCCGGCCCCCGACCCCGCGCCGCTGTCGACGACGGAGACCCCGCAGCAGCGCGACAGGCGCCACGCCACCGCCGCCATGGCCCTCACCGCCCTTCTGACCGGCGCGGTGGCGGGCGTCGCGGCCGTCGCCCGCGACCTCCGCCGACGCCGTACGACGGGTGGCGGACGGCCCCGTCCGGACCGCCGCGCGCAGCCGGACCGGGCCCGCCGGCCGGTCGGGAGCGGGAGGCGAACTGGCTAG
- the eccB gene encoding type VII secretion protein EccB codes for MATRRDELNAYTFAKRRTLAAFLQLSATGSDEGAPRPLRAVLPGLVTGALLLAGFGAWGMFRPAAPRDWDSPGAKVIVGRTSTTRYVVLTTGRGAHRRPRLHPVLNLASARLLLDPRDFGVVQVADGVLDAGRPPRGPVLGIPYAPDRLPEPGDAGTAKRWAVCVRPGGRGDTVRTAAFVLAARDNTLTEGPNRLTGGQVLYVRGQDGTRYLVDARGTKYRIDEKAADLGHLTDALVGSARPQPVTDDWLATLHDGDPVGFPRIPGGVGAPARVTGHLSARENRIGTVLRTRTGGGTTYYVVLDQEVRRVTEFTAWLLINSPQTAALDLAGEASPAGLQDFVPAAEPFAGGRAHWPARRAVRVNGTGPAGRDTVCAVLRRVDAKGRTTLGTWAGGGYPAPVGAGGTSTYVTPGSGLLYTQVRGRRTGPDGSLFLVTDTGLRYAVQANGDSGTGPSGTRTHAGTGAGTAGPAQVRLGYGRVRPVLVPLAWSEFLARGPRLDTDSARRPQGS; via the coding sequence ATGGCCACGCGGCGGGACGAGCTCAATGCGTACACGTTTGCGAAGCGACGCACACTCGCGGCCTTCCTCCAGCTCTCGGCCACCGGCTCCGACGAGGGTGCCCCGCGCCCCCTGCGCGCCGTCCTGCCGGGCCTCGTCACCGGCGCCCTGCTCCTCGCGGGATTCGGCGCCTGGGGCATGTTCCGGCCTGCGGCGCCGAGGGACTGGGACAGCCCCGGCGCCAAGGTGATCGTCGGCAGGACGTCGACCACCCGCTATGTCGTGCTCACCACCGGCCGGGGCGCCCACCGGAGGCCCCGGCTGCACCCCGTGCTGAACCTCGCGTCGGCCCGGCTGCTGCTCGACCCGCGCGACTTCGGCGTGGTGCAGGTCGCCGACGGCGTCCTCGACGCGGGCAGGCCCCCGCGCGGACCGGTCCTCGGCATCCCGTACGCCCCCGACCGGCTCCCCGAACCCGGGGACGCGGGCACGGCCAAGCGCTGGGCGGTCTGTGTGCGGCCGGGCGGCCGGGGCGACACCGTGCGTACGGCCGCCTTCGTCCTCGCCGCACGCGACAACACCCTGACGGAGGGCCCGAATCGGCTCACCGGGGGCCAGGTCCTCTATGTGCGGGGCCAGGACGGGACGCGGTACCTCGTGGATGCCCGGGGCACCAAGTACCGCATCGACGAGAAGGCCGCCGACCTCGGCCATCTGACCGACGCGCTGGTCGGCAGCGCCCGGCCGCAGCCCGTCACCGACGACTGGCTCGCCACCCTGCACGACGGCGACCCGGTCGGCTTCCCGCGCATCCCGGGCGGGGTGGGCGCCCCGGCCCGCGTCACCGGGCACCTGTCCGCGCGGGAGAACCGGATCGGCACGGTCCTGCGGACGCGGACCGGCGGGGGCACCACGTACTACGTCGTCCTGGACCAAGAGGTGCGCCGCGTCACGGAGTTCACCGCCTGGCTGCTGATCAACTCACCGCAGACCGCCGCGCTCGACCTGGCGGGCGAGGCGAGCCCGGCCGGCCTCCAGGACTTCGTGCCCGCCGCCGAACCCTTCGCCGGCGGCCGTGCGCACTGGCCCGCCCGCAGAGCGGTCCGTGTCAACGGGACGGGTCCCGCCGGCCGCGACACCGTCTGCGCGGTGCTGCGCCGGGTGGACGCCAAGGGCCGCACCACGCTGGGGACATGGGCGGGCGGCGGGTACCCCGCCCCGGTCGGCGCGGGCGGCACGAGCACCTATGTCACCCCGGGCAGCGGGCTCCTGTACACCCAGGTACGGGGCCGGCGGACCGGCCCGGACGGATCACTCTTCCTGGTGACGGACACCGGACTGCGGTACGCGGTTCAGGCGAACGGCGACAGCGGCACCGGGCCCTCCGGCACCCGTACGCACGCGGGCACGGGCGCAGGCACCGCCGGCCCGGCGCAGGTCAGGCTCGGGTACGGGAGGGTGCGGCCCGTCCTCGTCCCCCTCGCCTGGTCGGAGTTCCTGGCCCGGGGCCCCCGGCTGGACACCGACAGCGCCCGCCGGCCCCAGGGTTCCTGA
- the eccE gene encoding type VII secretion protein EccE — protein sequence MQQLVLFEVAAALPLCAGAGERVASAPAWAAAALLAVLAAVRLRRRSLPEWLRTVLALRARTRRAASAVPAADGEPGIAPAVACEPALRTYGFGRPGSRPVGMIGDGTFLTAVLRVDADGTALRADRSARPLPLALVRDALDVDGIRLESAQIVQHTRPAPAARLPEHSVAARNYAPLQARTGSPAVRITWIALKLDPELCPGAVRARGGGLTGAQKCLVRTADQLAGRLTGAGFRATVLTEQEIGSAVTTAACADRAGGSGTRTRETSRTWECDGRPHTTYWVGRWPQWGAGGAPMARLVALLTSVPALATTFSLTLGRGDRHELTLTGHLRITGRDDGQLRAARDELRRTARGVRTSLVPLDREQLPGVLATLPLGGTR from the coding sequence TTGCAACAGCTGGTGCTGTTCGAAGTCGCGGCTGCGCTTCCCCTCTGCGCCGGGGCCGGTGAGCGTGTCGCGTCGGCCCCGGCGTGGGCTGCCGCCGCCCTCCTGGCGGTGCTCGCCGCCGTACGCCTGCGCCGCCGTTCGCTGCCCGAGTGGCTGCGCACGGTCCTCGCGCTGCGCGCCCGTACCCGCAGGGCGGCATCGGCGGTGCCGGCCGCAGACGGCGAACCCGGTATCGCACCCGCTGTCGCCTGCGAACCGGCCCTGCGCACCTACGGGTTCGGCCGCCCCGGCAGCCGGCCGGTCGGCATGATCGGGGACGGCACCTTCCTGACCGCCGTCCTCCGGGTCGACGCGGACGGCACGGCGCTGCGTGCCGACCGGTCCGCACGGCCGCTGCCGCTGGCGCTGGTCCGGGACGCGCTCGATGTCGACGGCATCCGGCTGGAGTCGGCGCAGATCGTGCAGCACACCAGGCCCGCCCCCGCCGCCCGGCTGCCGGAGCATTCGGTCGCGGCCCGCAACTACGCGCCGTTGCAGGCCCGGACGGGCTCACCGGCCGTCCGGATCACCTGGATCGCGCTGAAGCTGGACCCGGAGCTGTGCCCGGGGGCCGTGCGGGCGCGCGGCGGCGGGCTCACCGGTGCGCAGAAGTGCCTGGTGCGCACGGCCGACCAGCTGGCCGGCCGGCTGACCGGGGCGGGCTTCCGGGCGACGGTGCTGACGGAGCAGGAGATCGGTTCGGCGGTCACCACGGCGGCCTGCGCGGACCGGGCGGGCGGCTCCGGCACCCGTACCCGCGAGACCTCGCGCACCTGGGAGTGCGACGGGCGGCCCCACACCACCTACTGGGTGGGCCGCTGGCCGCAGTGGGGCGCGGGCGGCGCGCCGATGGCCCGGCTCGTCGCACTGCTCACCTCCGTCCCCGCGCTGGCCACGACCTTCAGCCTCACACTCGGGCGGGGCGACCGCCATGAGCTGACACTCACCGGACACCTCCGGATCACCGGCCGGGACGACGGACAACTCCGCGCGGCCCGGGACGAGTTGCGGCGCACCGCGCGCGGGGTGCGGACCTCGCTGGTGCCGCTCGACCGCGAGCAGCTGCCGGGCGTGCTCGCCACCCTGCCGCTCGGGGGCACCCGCTGA